The proteins below are encoded in one region of Aquisphaera giovannonii:
- the hisI gene encoding phosphoribosyl-AMP cyclohydrolase, whose product MSTPKEPNVASDVETLPFLSTLRWDADGLIPAIVCDARTGEVLMMAWMNEDALRKTVELGVTHFYSRSRKALWRKGETSGHSQAVESIRVDCDADVLLVTVRQAGAACHEGYRTCFFRVVNGRGELDVTEAPVFDAAEVYGEAAVARGHALPGSEQGRPSA is encoded by the coding sequence TTGTCCACACCGAAAGAACCCAACGTGGCCTCCGACGTGGAAACCCTGCCATTCCTCTCCACCCTGCGATGGGACGCGGACGGGCTCATCCCGGCCATCGTCTGCGACGCTCGCACCGGGGAAGTCCTTATGATGGCCTGGATGAACGAAGACGCGTTGCGCAAGACGGTCGAACTCGGCGTCACGCATTTCTATTCCCGATCCAGGAAGGCCCTCTGGCGGAAAGGCGAGACCTCCGGTCACTCCCAGGCCGTGGAGTCCATCCGCGTCGACTGCGACGCCGACGTGCTGCTGGTCACGGTCCGCCAGGCCGGGGCGGCCTGCCACGAGGGCTACCGGACCTGCTTCTTCCGCGTCGTCAACGGCCGCGGCGAGCTGGATGTCACTGAGGCACCCGTCTTCGACGCCGCTGAAGTTTACGGCGAGGCGGCCGTCGCACGCGGCCACGCCCTGCCGGGGTCCGAGCAGGGCCGCCCCTCGGCGTGA
- a CDS encoding pyridoxal-phosphate-dependent aminotransferase family protein, translating to MRKPRLMTPGPAMVPEDVLLELARPVIHHRSAEAKDVIVEVTAGLKEVFCTKNDVMILTSSGTGAMEATAVNTVPPGGKALVLNAGYFAARWASICKAYGINAVTLDTEWGQPVDPDAVANALRQNPDTACVMGTLSETSTGTGHPVEAIGRVVADSPAVFAVDGISGVGAMECRTDEWGIDLLCVGSQKALMLPPGLAFVAVSPKAWEKIDAFNAHSFYFNLKAARKKAADFDTPYTPAHTLILALRAALRRLREEGMEAVWERHRRMSEACQAGVVALGLELFSSRPAEGLTAFRVPAGMKDSDIRNKLAERFGITTVGGQDKLKGKIVRIGHMGYTDEMDVIGTLAALEMTLAELGRDVEPGRAVTAAQQVLIGARSAAGVG from the coding sequence ATGCGTAAGCCCCGACTCATGACCCCCGGGCCGGCGATGGTCCCCGAGGACGTGCTCCTGGAGCTGGCCCGGCCGGTGATCCACCACCGCTCGGCCGAGGCCAAGGACGTGATCGTCGAGGTGACGGCGGGCCTGAAGGAAGTCTTCTGCACCAAGAACGACGTCATGATCCTGACCTCCTCCGGCACGGGAGCCATGGAGGCGACCGCGGTGAACACCGTCCCTCCGGGCGGGAAGGCGCTGGTGCTCAACGCCGGCTACTTCGCGGCGCGCTGGGCGAGCATCTGCAAGGCCTACGGCATCAACGCGGTCACCCTGGACACCGAGTGGGGGCAGCCGGTCGACCCGGACGCGGTGGCGAACGCACTCCGCCAGAACCCGGACACGGCCTGCGTGATGGGTACCCTGAGCGAGACGTCCACCGGCACCGGCCACCCCGTCGAGGCCATCGGCCGCGTGGTCGCCGACAGCCCGGCCGTCTTCGCCGTGGACGGCATCTCCGGCGTGGGCGCGATGGAATGCCGGACCGACGAGTGGGGAATCGACCTCCTGTGCGTCGGCTCACAGAAGGCGCTCATGCTGCCCCCGGGCCTTGCGTTCGTCGCCGTCAGCCCGAAGGCCTGGGAGAAGATCGACGCCTTCAACGCCCACAGCTTTTATTTCAACCTGAAGGCCGCGCGGAAGAAGGCGGCGGACTTCGACACGCCGTACACGCCGGCCCACACGCTGATCCTGGCGCTCCGCGCCGCGCTCCGGCGGCTCCGCGAGGAGGGCATGGAGGCGGTCTGGGAGCGCCATCGCAGGATGAGCGAGGCCTGCCAGGCCGGCGTCGTCGCGCTCGGGCTGGAGCTGTTCAGCAGCCGGCCCGCGGAGGGGCTGACCGCGTTCCGCGTCCCGGCCGGGATGAAGGACTCGGACATCCGCAACAAGCTGGCCGAGCGGTTCGGCATCACAACGGTGGGCGGCCAGGACAAGCTCAAGGGGAAGATCGTCCGCATCGGACACATGGGCTACACCGACGAGATGGACGTGATCGGGACGCTGGCCGCGCTGGAGATGACCCTCGCCGAGCTCGGCCGGGACGTCGAGCCCGGCCGAGCCGTCACCGCCGCCCAGCAGGTCCTCATCGGGGCTCGGTCCGCCGCGGGCGTGGGATGA
- the serA gene encoding phosphoglycerate dehydrogenase has translation MSHRVLVTDKLAEEGLAILKAEPGVEVVVDTKLAKDPAALKEALREADGIAIRSGTQLTADVLEGQPRLKAIVRAGVGVDNIDVPAATRQGIVVMNTPGGNTTSTAEHTMALMLSLARNVPRANDSLKSGKWDRNAFTGSELEGKTLGVVGLGRVGLAVARRAQGFGMTVIGYDPLLSAEKAQEHGIESLRLEEIWPRADFITVHTPLTPETRDIIGAKALAAMKPTVRIINCARGGLVDEAALVEALNAGKVAGAAIDVFDPEPPPGDLPVIKHPKVVVTPHLGASTEEAQVSVAVEAAQLLCNFLKRGQVKFAVNMPALDRAELQDVKLYLDMAWRLGMLHAQMDRGSIRNARLIYRGEVAAKNTKLITASFAAGLMESSLDEPVNLVNAMSLARSRGIEIEESSAEAPGDFGTMVQTEVTTERKTYVAAGTLFGKQFIRLVRLGSYLLDAHMDGTLLVFTHHDRPGLIGFIGRTMGDHGVNIAQMNVGREAPGGEAIGVVNLDSVPPPEALSALGENPNVLSSSVIKLPERGALPPWLQL, from the coding sequence GTGTCGCATCGCGTGCTGGTGACGGACAAGCTGGCGGAGGAGGGCCTGGCCATCCTCAAGGCCGAGCCCGGGGTGGAGGTCGTCGTCGACACCAAGCTCGCCAAGGACCCGGCGGCGCTCAAGGAGGCCCTCCGGGAGGCCGACGGGATCGCGATCCGGTCCGGCACCCAGTTGACGGCCGATGTGCTGGAGGGCCAGCCGCGGTTGAAGGCGATCGTCCGCGCGGGCGTCGGCGTGGACAACATCGACGTCCCGGCCGCCACCAGGCAGGGCATCGTGGTCATGAACACCCCCGGCGGGAACACCACGTCCACCGCCGAGCACACCATGGCCCTGATGCTCTCGCTGGCCCGGAACGTCCCCCGGGCTAACGACAGCCTGAAGTCCGGCAAGTGGGACCGCAACGCCTTCACCGGCTCCGAGCTCGAGGGCAAGACGCTCGGCGTCGTCGGCCTCGGCCGGGTGGGCCTCGCCGTGGCCCGTCGCGCGCAGGGCTTCGGCATGACGGTCATCGGTTACGACCCGTTGCTCTCCGCGGAGAAGGCGCAGGAGCACGGGATCGAGAGCCTGAGGCTGGAGGAGATCTGGCCCCGGGCCGACTTCATCACCGTCCACACCCCCCTCACGCCCGAGACGCGGGACATCATCGGCGCGAAGGCCCTCGCGGCGATGAAGCCCACCGTCCGGATCATCAACTGCGCCCGCGGCGGCCTGGTCGACGAGGCCGCGCTCGTCGAGGCTCTCAACGCCGGCAAGGTTGCCGGGGCCGCCATCGACGTCTTCGATCCCGAGCCGCCCCCGGGCGACCTGCCGGTCATCAAGCACCCGAAGGTCGTGGTCACGCCCCACCTCGGCGCCTCCACGGAGGAGGCGCAGGTGTCGGTCGCCGTCGAGGCCGCGCAACTGCTCTGCAACTTCCTCAAGCGTGGGCAGGTGAAGTTCGCCGTCAACATGCCGGCCCTGGACCGGGCCGAGCTCCAGGACGTGAAGCTCTACCTGGACATGGCATGGCGCCTGGGCATGCTCCACGCGCAGATGGACCGGGGCTCGATCCGGAACGCCCGGCTGATCTACCGCGGCGAGGTGGCCGCCAAGAACACGAAGCTGATCACCGCCAGCTTCGCCGCCGGCCTGATGGAGTCGTCCCTGGACGAGCCCGTCAACCTCGTGAACGCCATGTCCCTGGCCCGGTCGCGGGGCATCGAGATCGAGGAGAGCTCCGCCGAGGCCCCCGGCGACTTCGGGACGATGGTGCAGACCGAGGTGACCACCGAGCGAAAGACGTACGTCGCCGCCGGCACGCTCTTCGGCAAGCAGTTCATCCGACTCGTCCGGCTGGGCTCCTACCTGCTCGACGCCCACATGGACGGCACGCTCCTGGTCTTCACGCACCACGACCGCCCGGGGCTGATCGGCTTCATCGGCCGGACCATGGGCGACCACGGCGTGAATATCGCACAGATGAACGTCGGCCGAGAGGCCCCCGGCGGCGAGGCCATCGGCGTCGTCAACCTCGACAGCGTGCCGCCGCCGGAGGCCCTCTCCGCGCTCGGAGAAAACCCCAACGTCCTCAGCTCGAGTGTCATCAAGCTGCCGGAGCGGGGCGCGTTGCCTCCCTGGCTCCAGCTTTGA
- the mscL gene encoding large conductance mechanosensitive channel protein MscL, which produces MDLRQIMPTRHALTLYDEFKAFAFKGNVIDLAVGVIIGGAFSNITKSLVDNVIMPILSVIHPGGRHYEHWAIVLRGQEIRYGRFLGDVVNFLVVSAALFFFIVKLLGWIMREKKIEEAAPPPPTREQEILMEIRDLLKQGVDRSRANAVDPDAPASP; this is translated from the coding sequence ATGGACCTCCGACAGATCATGCCCACGAGGCACGCTCTCACGCTCTACGACGAGTTCAAGGCGTTCGCGTTCAAGGGGAACGTGATCGATCTCGCCGTGGGCGTGATCATCGGCGGGGCATTTTCGAACATCACCAAGTCGCTCGTGGACAATGTGATCATGCCGATACTGAGCGTGATCCACCCCGGGGGGCGGCACTACGAGCATTGGGCGATCGTCCTGAGGGGCCAGGAGATACGCTACGGCCGGTTCCTGGGCGACGTCGTCAACTTCCTGGTCGTCTCGGCGGCGCTCTTCTTCTTCATCGTCAAGCTGCTGGGCTGGATCATGAGGGAGAAGAAGATCGAGGAGGCCGCCCCTCCCCCGCCGACGAGGGAGCAGGAAATCCTCATGGAGATCCGCGACCTGCTCAAGCAGGGCGTGGACCGGTCGAGGGCGAACGCCGTCGACCCGGACGCGCCCGCGTCTCCGTGA
- a CDS encoding MgtC/SapB family protein has protein sequence MPISAQELVLRLAISILLGGAIGLERELREQAAGLRTHLLVALSSATIMILSTQFVFYQHYEAGSLVHVDVSRIASNVVVGIGFLGGGAILHDGIRTKGLTTAASLWLVATIGMCCGAGMFTLGLLTSGGSIFALVVLRKVEERIKKEIYLRLQVEADGGGIAGRARIEQALTVLGARVVDTEYVLDRSSSRSSFTIMVRLPRRDLEDAAVTALQDIPETRRVTVTRVTDLGVRS, from the coding sequence ATGCCCATCAGCGCCCAGGAATTGGTCCTCCGCCTCGCCATCTCGATCCTGCTGGGCGGGGCGATCGGCCTCGAGCGCGAGCTTCGGGAGCAGGCGGCCGGGCTGAGGACTCACCTGCTGGTGGCCCTCTCGTCCGCGACGATCATGATCCTCTCCACCCAATTCGTCTTCTATCAACACTACGAGGCCGGGAGCCTCGTCCACGTTGACGTCAGCCGGATCGCGTCGAACGTCGTCGTCGGCATCGGCTTCCTCGGCGGCGGGGCGATCCTCCACGACGGCATCCGCACGAAGGGGCTGACGACGGCCGCAAGCCTGTGGCTGGTCGCCACCATCGGCATGTGCTGCGGCGCCGGGATGTTCACGCTGGGGCTGCTGACCTCCGGCGGCTCGATCTTTGCGCTGGTTGTCCTCAGGAAGGTCGAGGAACGCATCAAGAAGGAAATCTACCTGCGACTCCAGGTCGAGGCCGACGGCGGCGGGATCGCCGGCCGGGCCCGGATCGAGCAGGCCCTGACCGTGCTGGGCGCCCGGGTCGTGGACACGGAGTATGTCCTCGATCGGAGCAGCTCCCGATCCAGCTTCACGATCATGGTGCGGCTGCCTCGTCGCGACCTCGAGGACGCCGCCGTCACCGCACTCCAGGACATCCCGGAGACCCGCCGCGTCACGGTCACACGCGTCACGGACCTCGGCGTCCGCTCATGA
- a CDS encoding aldehyde dehydrogenase family protein gives MATVTKPRKKAAHSHQTKLLIDGTFRDSQSGKTFATVNPATEEVIAQVAEGNAADIDLAVKAARKAFDEGLWRKMDARDRGRLLGKLADLVEANIDELAELETLDNGKPIAESRNGDLPLVVDCLRYYAGWADKIHGQTIPIRGNYFCYSRKEPVGVVGQIIPWNFPMLMVAWKWGPALAAGCTIVLKPAEQTPLTALRMGELAMEAGFPAGVINIVPGFGETAGAPLVAHKGVDKIAFTGETSTGKLIMKNAADSMKRVTLELGGKSPNIVFADADLDAAVEGAMLGLFLNQGQCCCAGSRLLVQDKVYDQMVERLADRAGKRTLGDPFDSKTEQGPQIDEAQFNKILHYIGKGKEQGARCVTGGERFGSKGYFIKPTVFADVKDDMAIATDEIFGPVMQVLKFKDMDEVLHRANSTDYGLAAAVWTRDIARAHAVAQHIRAGTVWVNCYDVFDAAAPFGGFKTSGIGRELGEKALDNYLEHKTVTVSLG, from the coding sequence ATGGCCACCGTGACGAAGCCGAGGAAGAAGGCGGCGCACTCGCATCAGACGAAGCTCCTGATCGACGGCACGTTCCGCGACAGCCAGAGCGGCAAGACGTTCGCGACGGTCAACCCGGCCACCGAGGAAGTCATCGCCCAGGTCGCCGAGGGCAACGCGGCCGACATCGACCTCGCCGTGAAGGCGGCCCGGAAGGCTTTCGACGAGGGGCTCTGGCGGAAGATGGACGCCCGCGATCGCGGCCGGCTGCTCGGCAAGCTCGCGGACCTCGTCGAGGCGAACATCGACGAGCTGGCCGAGCTGGAGACGCTGGACAACGGGAAGCCGATCGCCGAGAGCCGCAACGGCGACCTGCCCCTGGTCGTCGATTGCCTCCGTTACTATGCCGGGTGGGCCGACAAGATCCACGGCCAGACGATCCCGATCCGCGGCAACTACTTCTGCTACTCGCGGAAGGAACCCGTGGGCGTCGTGGGGCAGATCATCCCCTGGAACTTCCCCATGCTGATGGTGGCCTGGAAGTGGGGCCCCGCGCTCGCCGCCGGCTGCACGATCGTCCTGAAGCCGGCCGAGCAGACGCCGCTCACCGCGCTCCGGATGGGCGAGCTCGCCATGGAGGCCGGATTCCCGGCGGGCGTCATCAACATCGTCCCGGGCTTCGGCGAGACCGCCGGGGCGCCGCTGGTCGCGCACAAGGGCGTGGACAAGATCGCCTTCACGGGCGAGACCAGCACCGGCAAGCTCATCATGAAGAATGCGGCCGACTCGATGAAGCGCGTGACGCTGGAGCTCGGCGGGAAGAGCCCGAACATCGTCTTCGCCGACGCGGACCTGGACGCCGCGGTGGAGGGTGCGATGCTAGGCCTCTTCCTGAACCAGGGCCAGTGCTGCTGCGCCGGGAGCCGGCTCCTGGTGCAGGACAAGGTCTACGACCAGATGGTGGAGCGGCTCGCCGATCGGGCGGGGAAGCGGACCCTCGGCGACCCCTTCGACAGCAAGACGGAGCAGGGGCCGCAGATCGACGAGGCGCAGTTCAACAAGATCCTCCACTACATCGGCAAGGGCAAGGAGCAGGGCGCCCGCTGCGTGACCGGCGGCGAGCGGTTCGGCAGCAAGGGGTATTTCATCAAGCCGACGGTCTTCGCCGACGTGAAGGACGACATGGCGATCGCCACCGACGAGATCTTCGGGCCGGTCATGCAGGTCCTCAAGTTCAAGGACATGGACGAGGTGCTCCACCGCGCCAACTCGACGGACTACGGCCTGGCCGCGGCCGTCTGGACGCGGGACATCGCCCGGGCCCACGCCGTCGCCCAGCACATCCGCGCGGGGACGGTCTGGGTGAACTGCTACGACGTCTTCGACGCCGCGGCCCCCTTCGGCGGCTTCAAGACCAGCGGCATCGGCCGCGAGCTCGGCGAGAAGGCCCTGGACAACTACCTCGAGCACAAGACCGTCACCGTCTCGCTCGGCTGA
- a CDS encoding tRNA dihydrouridine synthase has product MPDTDRVESLYPPVPSGITAPLRIGGVPIGSRFFLAPMAGYTSLAFRMAVRALGGLGHATTDLVNARSLLEKTRRALELAETCDEDRPLSVQLYGHVVDEMERAARWVEAQGATAVDINMGCPVRKVVRTGGGSALMNEADRATELVASMVRAVKIPVTVKMRLGWDDESLTAPLLARRFEEAGAAAVIIHGRTRQQGFGGKVNRAGIRAVVEAVKSMPVVANGDVRTIADAAGMFVETGCAAISIGRGALANPFFFRQLDAWVRTGHPEAEPSFDERVDFMAEHFHGLLERRGEFYACLQFRKILKWYYHFTRMPKPFYLRLINLSSSVRFDETVAMIREAGPSGALPGHFEAHIPVPSGPIDKW; this is encoded by the coding sequence TTGCCGGACACCGACCGCGTGGAGTCATTGTATCCCCCCGTGCCCTCGGGGATCACCGCACCGCTCCGGATCGGCGGCGTCCCGATCGGCTCGCGCTTCTTCCTGGCGCCGATGGCCGGCTACACGAGCCTGGCCTTCCGGATGGCCGTGCGGGCGCTGGGTGGGCTCGGCCATGCGACCACGGACCTGGTGAATGCCCGCTCGCTCCTCGAGAAGACCCGGAGGGCCCTGGAACTGGCCGAGACCTGCGACGAGGACCGGCCGCTGTCCGTCCAGCTCTACGGCCACGTCGTGGACGAGATGGAGCGCGCCGCCAGGTGGGTCGAGGCGCAGGGGGCCACCGCCGTGGACATCAACATGGGGTGCCCGGTGCGGAAGGTCGTCCGGACCGGCGGGGGCTCCGCGCTCATGAACGAGGCGGACCGGGCGACCGAACTCGTCGCGTCCATGGTCCGCGCCGTGAAGATCCCCGTGACGGTGAAGATGCGGCTCGGCTGGGACGACGAGTCGCTGACGGCGCCGCTGCTGGCCCGCCGCTTCGAAGAGGCGGGCGCCGCGGCCGTGATCATCCATGGTAGGACGCGTCAGCAGGGGTTCGGCGGCAAGGTGAACCGGGCCGGCATCCGCGCCGTGGTGGAGGCCGTGAAGTCCATGCCGGTCGTCGCCAACGGCGACGTGCGGACGATCGCCGACGCCGCCGGCATGTTCGTGGAGACGGGGTGTGCGGCGATCTCGATCGGCCGCGGGGCGCTCGCCAATCCGTTCTTTTTCCGCCAGCTCGACGCCTGGGTGCGGACCGGCCATCCCGAGGCGGAGCCGAGCTTCGACGAGCGGGTGGACTTCATGGCCGAACACTTCCACGGCCTCCTCGAGCGCCGTGGAGAGTTCTACGCCTGCCTGCAATTCCGCAAGATCCTCAAGTGGTATTACCACTTCACCCGGATGCCCAAGCCGTTCTACCTCCGGCTCATCAACCTCTCCAGCAGCGTCCGCTTCGACGAGACCGTCGCCATGATCCGCGAGGCCGGCCCCTCGGGCGCCCTCCCCGGCCACTTCGAGGCCCACATTCCGGTCCCCTCCGGACCCATTGATAAATGGTGA
- a CDS encoding THUMP-like domain-containing protein — MALYASGPPGSTSVQADAEHWILTTEAGRDVLQAVSCGRITPAEVDRLRKRAPAEAVAAAIRIATAREKGRAKFADADRLWLDPVGLEQATSEAVARHKARRFGGVLAVDLCSGLGGDALALAARGPVLAVDLSHDRCRRLAWNAEQLGISERILVCRSRAESFSIPAGAWVHVDPDRRAAGVGRARKVAGYVPSLDFLHGLSETAKAGAIKLGPASDFAAAFPAQDVEIELISLDGECKEATVWYGEARTCRLRATRLPENVTWTDRDGSPDITLRVPVNEVATFVFDPDPSLSRSGLLDGFAEAHGLARIAEGVDYLTADRVVDSPFLAAFEVRSVHPMDLKRLKGVVAREGLGPLEIKVRGIDLTPESLRARLRPPGPSPATLIVAGGPGKARAVLARRLPRAAPC, encoded by the coding sequence ATGGCATTATACGCAAGCGGGCCGCCCGGCTCGACCTCGGTTCAGGCCGACGCCGAGCATTGGATCCTGACGACGGAGGCCGGACGCGACGTCCTCCAGGCGGTGAGCTGTGGCCGGATCACGCCCGCGGAGGTCGATCGCCTGAGGAAGCGGGCGCCGGCCGAGGCCGTGGCCGCAGCGATTCGGATCGCCACGGCCAGGGAGAAGGGCCGCGCGAAGTTCGCGGACGCGGATCGGCTCTGGCTGGATCCGGTCGGCCTGGAGCAGGCCACGTCGGAGGCCGTCGCACGGCACAAGGCCCGCCGCTTCGGCGGCGTGCTGGCGGTGGACCTCTGCTCGGGCCTCGGCGGCGACGCCCTCGCACTCGCGGCGCGAGGCCCGGTCCTTGCCGTGGACCTGTCGCACGATCGCTGCCGACGCCTCGCCTGGAATGCCGAGCAACTCGGGATATCCGAGCGTATCCTCGTCTGCCGATCCCGAGCGGAGTCATTCTCAATCCCGGCCGGCGCCTGGGTCCACGTCGACCCTGACCGCCGTGCCGCCGGAGTCGGACGCGCCCGCAAGGTGGCGGGGTATGTGCCCTCGCTGGACTTCCTTCACGGCCTGAGCGAGACCGCGAAGGCCGGTGCCATCAAGCTGGGCCCGGCCAGCGACTTTGCGGCGGCCTTCCCGGCCCAGGACGTCGAGATCGAGTTGATCAGCCTGGACGGCGAATGCAAGGAGGCGACCGTCTGGTACGGGGAGGCCCGGACCTGCCGCCTCCGGGCGACGCGCCTGCCCGAAAACGTGACCTGGACCGATCGTGACGGCAGCCCGGACATCACACTCAGGGTACCCGTGAACGAGGTCGCGACGTTCGTTTTCGACCCCGATCCTTCGCTGTCGCGTTCCGGCTTGCTGGATGGCTTCGCGGAGGCCCATGGACTGGCGAGGATCGCGGAGGGCGTGGATTACTTGACCGCGGATCGTGTGGTCGATAGCCCATTCCTGGCCGCGTTCGAGGTCCGGAGCGTCCATCCGATGGACCTGAAACGCTTGAAGGGAGTCGTCGCGAGGGAGGGCCTCGGCCCGCTCGAGATCAAGGTCCGTGGCATCGACCTGACTCCCGAGTCCTTGCGAGCCCGGTTGCGACCGCCCGGTCCGTCTCCCGCAACCTTGATCGTGGCGGGAGGTCCCGGCAAGGCCCGGGCCGTCCTCGCTCGCCGACTCCCACGCGCGGCGCCGTGCTGA
- a CDS encoding ketopantoate reductase family protein, translated as MEIDEYQSLVYDCGSSHERTRLMDELYVVGAGGIGCAVAYALIAAGIAPAIVESDPRKIAAGAKGHLRVAGSLPRPARFVAFGAWQPSARSTILLCTKCYDNAQVLARVPAGATLVPIQNGFDPGLTTLSHEFEGVASFVSECDRDRPWTRITRPGDLHLGRRQSTGRRETRPQVFDALRRSGLFRTIEVRDIEPFKHAKLMYNAAISPIAATGGVDNGRLLSDPSARRLFFDLLGENFRILSAAGIELGRVGPLRPETVARILRRRWLATAMGRFFEPSLRGTYCSMAGDIERGRTEVENYNGHLIRLARSAGVPCPLNEAAFDLVRSMTARGQRPSTAAWRLLAAA; from the coding sequence ATGGAGATTGACGAATACCAATCACTGGTCTACGATTGCGGCTCGAGCCATGAAAGGACGCGACTCATGGACGAGCTGTACGTCGTGGGAGCGGGCGGCATAGGCTGCGCGGTGGCCTATGCGCTAATCGCCGCCGGCATCGCCCCCGCGATCGTCGAGTCCGACCCCCGCAAGATTGCCGCCGGCGCGAAGGGGCACTTGCGAGTGGCGGGATCTCTTCCGCGTCCCGCCCGGTTCGTCGCCTTCGGCGCGTGGCAGCCCTCGGCGAGATCCACCATTTTGCTCTGCACCAAGTGCTACGACAACGCCCAGGTCCTCGCCAGGGTCCCGGCCGGCGCGACCCTCGTCCCCATCCAGAACGGTTTCGACCCCGGCTTGACGACGCTGAGCCATGAATTCGAAGGCGTCGCCTCTTTCGTCTCCGAATGCGACCGGGATCGCCCCTGGACGCGGATCACGAGGCCCGGCGACTTGCACCTCGGCCGGCGCCAATCAACGGGGCGGAGAGAGACGCGACCCCAGGTGTTCGACGCCCTCAGACGCAGCGGGCTCTTCCGGACGATCGAGGTCCGCGACATCGAGCCCTTCAAGCATGCGAAGCTGATGTACAACGCAGCCATATCGCCGATCGCCGCGACCGGGGGAGTGGACAACGGGCGATTGCTTTCCGATCCGTCGGCGCGACGCCTCTTCTTCGACCTGCTGGGGGAGAATTTCCGAATCCTGTCCGCGGCCGGGATTGAGCTCGGCCGGGTAGGCCCGCTGCGGCCCGAAACGGTGGCACGCATCCTCCGTCGCCGCTGGCTGGCGACCGCGATGGGCCGATTCTTCGAGCCGTCGCTCCGCGGGACGTACTGCTCGATGGCCGGGGACATCGAGCGGGGACGGACCGAGGTCGAAAACTACAACGGCCATCTCATCCGCCTGGCACGGAGTGCTGGCGTCCCCTGCCCGCTCAACGAGGCCGCGTTCGATCTGGTACGCTCCATGACGGCCCGCGGCCAAAGGCCCTCGACCGCGGCCTGGCGATTGTTGGCCGCGGCCTGA